Proteins encoded in a region of the Streptomyces sp. NBC_00258 genome:
- a CDS encoding cysteine desulfurase family protein produces MAYLDHAATTPMLPEAVEAMTAQFSVTGNASSLHAAGRRARRTVEEGRETLADALGARPSEVVFTSGGTEADNLAVKGLYWSRRDADPARTRVLASPVEHHAVLDAVHWLGEHEGATVEYLPVDRYGRVHPEALREAIARSPEDVALATVMWANNEIGTVMPVRELADVAGEFDIPLHADAVQAFGQVPVDFGASGLAAMTVSGHKIGGPYGIGALLLGREYSPVPVLHGGGQERHVRSGTLDVPAVAAFAVAGRTAAEQREWFVREIGGLRDDLVDAVLQAVPDAILGGDPASGGRLPANAHFTFPGCEGDSLLLLLDAQGIECSTGSACTAGVAQPSHVLLATGTDPDLARGTLRFSLGHTSTETDVEAVAKAIGPAVERARTAGLS; encoded by the coding sequence ATGGCATACCTCGACCACGCCGCGACCACCCCGATGCTCCCGGAGGCGGTCGAGGCAATGACCGCGCAGTTCTCCGTCACCGGCAACGCATCCTCCCTGCACGCAGCCGGCCGCCGCGCCCGCCGCACGGTCGAGGAAGGCCGCGAAACCCTCGCGGACGCCCTGGGCGCCCGCCCGAGCGAGGTGGTCTTCACCTCCGGCGGCACCGAGGCCGACAACCTCGCGGTGAAGGGCCTGTACTGGTCCCGCCGCGACGCCGACCCGGCCCGCACCCGGGTCCTCGCGAGCCCCGTGGAGCACCACGCCGTCCTCGACGCGGTCCACTGGCTCGGCGAGCACGAGGGCGCCACGGTCGAGTACCTCCCCGTCGACCGGTACGGCCGCGTCCACCCCGAGGCCCTCCGCGAGGCCATCGCGCGCAGCCCCGAAGACGTCGCCCTCGCGACCGTCATGTGGGCGAACAACGAGATCGGCACGGTCATGCCGGTCCGTGAACTGGCAGACGTGGCAGGGGAGTTCGACATCCCGCTGCATGCCGACGCCGTCCAGGCCTTCGGTCAGGTCCCCGTCGACTTCGGCGCCTCGGGCCTCGCCGCGATGACCGTCTCGGGCCACAAGATCGGCGGCCCGTACGGCATCGGGGCGCTGCTCCTGGGCCGTGAGTACAGCCCCGTACCGGTCCTGCACGGCGGGGGCCAGGAGCGGCACGTACGCTCCGGCACCCTGGACGTGCCCGCCGTCGCCGCGTTCGCCGTGGCGGGCCGGACCGCCGCCGAGCAGCGCGAGTGGTTCGTCCGCGAGATCGGCGGGCTGCGCGACGACCTGGTCGACGCCGTCCTTCAGGCAGTGCCGGACGCGATCCTCGGCGGCGACCCGGCGAGCGGGGGCCGCCTGCCGGCCAACGCCCACTTCACGTTCCCCGGCTGCGAGGGGGACTCGCTGCTCCTGCTGCTCGACGCGCAGGGCATCGAGTGCTCCACGGGCTCCGCGTGCACGGCGGGTGTGGCCCAGCCGAGCCACGTCCTCCTCGCCACGGGCACCGACCCCGACCTGGCCCGCGGCACCCTCCGCTTCTCCCTCGGCCACACCTCGACGGAGACGGACGTCGAGGCGGTCGCGAAGGCGATCGGGCCGGCGGTGGAGAGGGCCCGGACGGCGGGGCTGAGCTAG
- a CDS encoding DUF4190 domain-containing protein, whose protein sequence is MELTTAAPRRRSTVRDADGMAVASFILGLVGLLALNIFLGPISIALASAALYRGTTRRGRAFLGLGLGIADLLVLLAFMSADSTLSWSF, encoded by the coding sequence ATGGAACTCACCACCGCCGCCCCGCGGCGCCGGAGCACCGTCCGTGACGCCGACGGCATGGCCGTCGCGTCGTTCATCCTCGGTCTCGTCGGCCTGCTGGCCCTGAACATCTTCCTCGGCCCCATCTCCATCGCCCTCGCCTCGGCGGCCCTCTACCGCGGCACCACCCGCCGCGGCCGCGCCTTCCTCGGCCTCGGCCTGGGAATCGCCGACCTCCTGGTCCTACTGGCCTTCATGTCGGCGGACAGCACGTTGTCCTGGAGCTTCTGA
- a CDS encoding TetR family transcriptional regulator codes for MSHTLGIRQAQKQKTRQAFLDAALGLLEEQSLSSLGLREVTRAVGVAPTAFYRHFHSTADLGVALVEEALGSLHPMIAGTVSASGDSDERIDRAVALIARHVREHPAHIRFIARERNGGVQKVRSAIAEQMARFADEVKAELAKQPESSGWSDDDLLMLAGLYVDQMLMTASTFLEAAPEELDQVARVATRRMRLISIGRRHWLG; via the coding sequence ATGAGTCACACCCTCGGCATCCGGCAGGCCCAGAAGCAGAAGACCCGACAGGCGTTCCTGGACGCCGCGTTGGGTCTGCTGGAGGAGCAGAGCCTGAGCAGCCTGGGCCTGCGCGAGGTCACCCGGGCCGTCGGCGTCGCCCCGACCGCCTTCTACCGGCACTTCCACTCGACCGCGGATCTCGGAGTCGCCCTGGTCGAGGAGGCGTTGGGCAGCCTGCACCCGATGATCGCCGGAACGGTGTCGGCGTCCGGCGACAGCGACGAACGCATAGACCGTGCCGTCGCCCTGATCGCCCGTCACGTGCGTGAGCACCCCGCGCACATCCGGTTCATCGCCCGCGAGCGCAACGGCGGCGTACAGAAGGTCCGGTCGGCGATCGCGGAGCAGATGGCCCGGTTCGCCGACGAGGTGAAGGCCGAACTGGCCAAACAGCCCGAATCCTCCGGCTGGAGCGACGACGACCTGCTGATGCTCGCCGGCCTGTACGTCGACCAGATGCTGATGACCGCCAGTACGTTCCTGGAGGCGGCCCCCGAGGAACTGGACCAGGTGGCCCGGGTGGCCACCCGCCGGATGCGGCTGATCAGCATCGGCCGCCGCCACTGGCTGGGCTGA
- a CDS encoding helix-turn-helix transcriptional regulator, with amino-acid sequence MKSDRLLSILLLLQTRGRVPARELAERLEVSVRTIYRDVEALSASGVPVYAERGRHGGIELLAGFRTDVTGLTADESRALFVLAAQGAHAALGLDAALGSALRKVMAALPEPYRPAAEVTSRRILVDATRWKGGPQGPADLAALQDAVFADRRLRLRYRHSGDAEPRTYTVDPYGLVAKAGVWYLVADRRGRPRLFRADRVRSARLTDAPVRRRPGVELADVWEVLRRRVEERPGGIDVTVRVRRDRFDLFLRLHGGALTEPPEDDGTSPWVTARLGYEVVGEARPLLAFGDRLEVLSPPGVREELARAAASVTDLYQESHQRGD; translated from the coding sequence GTGAAGTCCGACCGGCTGCTGTCGATCCTCCTGCTGCTGCAGACCCGCGGCCGGGTGCCCGCGCGGGAACTCGCCGAGCGGCTGGAGGTGTCGGTGCGGACGATCTACCGGGACGTCGAGGCGCTGTCGGCCTCCGGTGTCCCGGTGTACGCCGAGCGTGGGCGGCACGGCGGGATCGAACTGCTCGCAGGGTTCCGTACGGACGTCACGGGGCTCACCGCCGACGAGTCGCGCGCCCTGTTCGTGCTGGCCGCCCAGGGCGCGCACGCCGCGCTCGGCCTCGATGCGGCCCTCGGCTCCGCGCTGCGCAAGGTGATGGCCGCGCTGCCGGAGCCGTACCGGCCCGCCGCCGAGGTGACCAGCCGCCGCATCCTCGTCGACGCGACCCGCTGGAAGGGCGGCCCGCAGGGCCCGGCCGACCTCGCGGCGCTCCAGGACGCGGTGTTCGCCGACCGCAGGCTGCGGCTGCGCTACCGGCACAGCGGTGACGCCGAGCCGCGTACCTACACCGTGGACCCGTACGGACTCGTCGCCAAGGCGGGCGTCTGGTACCTCGTCGCCGACCGGCGCGGCAGGCCGCGGCTCTTCCGCGCCGACCGGGTGCGCTCCGCCCGCCTCACGGACGCGCCGGTGCGGCGTCGGCCCGGCGTCGAACTCGCCGACGTCTGGGAGGTGTTGCGGCGCCGGGTCGAGGAGCGGCCGGGCGGGATCGACGTGACGGTGCGGGTGCGGCGCGACCGCTTCGACCTGTTCCTGCGTCTGCACGGCGGCGCGCTCACCGAGCCGCCCGAGGACGACGGGACGAGCCCGTGGGTCACCGCACGGCTCGGGTACGAAGTCGTGGGCGAGGCACGGCCGTTGCTCGCATTCGGCGACCGGCTGGAGGTCCTCTCGCCGCCCGGGGTGCGCGAGGAACTGGCCCGGGCTGCGGCTTCTGTCACGGACTTGTACCAGGAGTCGCACCAACGCGGCGATTGA
- a CDS encoding thioesterase family protein, with the protein MSEAASVHAVRARIGDSEFDRDTAVTRRAPGVYDIDLSAGWTIISAVNGGYLLAVLGRALADALPHADPFTISAHYLTASQPGPAVVRTDVVRTGRTLSTGQASLYQYDDQGREVERIRVLASYGDLDGLPDDVRTSAKPPAIPPMDQCFGPEDGPAPVSGSSAITERLMLKLDPATLGWALGSPSGKGEMRAWFGLSDGREPDPLSLLLAVDALPPTAFELGLSGWVPTVELTVHVRSRPAPGPLRVSITTRNLAGGFLEEDAEVWDSADRLVAQSRQLARVRLG; encoded by the coding sequence ATGTCAGAAGCAGCTTCCGTGCACGCGGTACGGGCCAGGATCGGCGACAGCGAGTTCGACCGCGACACCGCGGTCACCCGTCGCGCGCCCGGCGTCTACGACATCGACCTGTCCGCCGGGTGGACGATCATCAGTGCCGTCAACGGCGGCTACCTGCTCGCAGTCCTGGGCCGCGCGCTCGCGGACGCCCTGCCGCACGCCGACCCGTTCACGATCTCCGCGCACTACCTCACCGCGTCCCAGCCGGGCCCGGCGGTCGTCCGCACCGATGTCGTACGCACCGGTCGCACCCTCTCCACCGGCCAGGCGTCCCTGTACCAGTACGACGACCAGGGCCGCGAGGTCGAGCGGATCCGCGTGCTCGCTTCGTACGGGGACCTCGACGGCCTGCCCGACGACGTCCGTACGAGCGCGAAGCCGCCCGCGATACCGCCCATGGACCAGTGCTTCGGGCCCGAGGACGGACCCGCCCCCGTCTCCGGCAGCTCCGCGATCACCGAGCGGCTGATGCTCAAGCTCGACCCGGCCACCCTGGGCTGGGCCCTCGGATCGCCGTCCGGCAAGGGTGAGATGCGAGCCTGGTTCGGCCTCTCCGACGGGCGTGAACCGGACCCCCTCTCGCTGCTCCTCGCGGTGGACGCGCTGCCGCCGACCGCCTTCGAACTCGGCCTGTCCGGCTGGGTGCCGACCGTCGAACTGACCGTGCACGTGCGCAGCCGTCCGGCACCGGGTCCCCTCCGCGTCTCCATCACCACCCGCAACCTCGCCGGCGGCTTCCTGGAGGAGGACGCCGAGGTCTGGGACAGCGCGGACCGGCTCGTCGCACAGTCGCGTCAGCTGGCGAGGGTGCGGCTCGGCTAG
- a CDS encoding trimeric intracellular cation channel family protein — MEGRGSVLGENVRVIQELFTPSVQHTLDLVGIFVFAISGALLAVRKNFDVFGIAVLAEVTALGGGLFRDLIIGAVPPAAFTDLGYFLTPLLAALLVFFLHPEVERIQLGVNIFDAAGLGLFCVAGTTKAYEYGLGLTASATLGLATAVGGGVLRDVLANEVPSLLRWDRDLYAVPAIVGSAMVALCIRYDALNTFTSALAVVTTFVLRLLAMRYHWRAPRAWHRRSTAVEVAE; from the coding sequence ATGGAAGGCAGGGGCTCAGTGCTGGGCGAGAATGTTCGGGTGATCCAGGAACTCTTCACCCCGTCCGTCCAGCACACGCTCGACCTGGTCGGCATCTTCGTCTTCGCGATCTCCGGTGCCCTGCTGGCCGTCCGCAAGAACTTCGACGTCTTCGGCATCGCGGTCCTCGCCGAGGTCACCGCGCTGGGCGGCGGGCTTTTCCGGGACCTGATCATCGGAGCCGTACCGCCCGCGGCCTTCACGGATCTGGGGTACTTCCTCACCCCGCTGCTCGCCGCCCTGCTGGTGTTCTTCCTCCACCCCGAGGTGGAGCGGATCCAGCTCGGGGTGAACATCTTCGACGCGGCCGGACTCGGCCTCTTCTGCGTCGCGGGCACGACGAAGGCGTACGAGTACGGGCTCGGCCTCACCGCCTCGGCGACCCTCGGTCTCGCGACCGCGGTCGGCGGCGGTGTGCTGCGGGACGTCCTCGCCAACGAGGTCCCCTCGCTGCTGCGCTGGGACCGCGACCTCTACGCCGTGCCCGCCATCGTCGGCAGCGCGATGGTCGCCCTGTGCATCCGCTACGACGCCCTGAACACCTTCACCTCCGCGCTCGCCGTCGTCACGACCTTCGTGCTGCGGCTCCTCGCGATGCGGTACCACTGGCGCGCGCCCCGGGCGTGGCACCGGCGCTCGACGGCGGTCGAGGTGGCGGAGTGA
- a CDS encoding dipeptide ABC transporter ATP-binding protein, which produces MVIPAQSDGVATLTKDAAPGETLLKVTGLQKHFPIRKGLLQRQVGAVRAVDGIDFEVRSGETLGVVGESGCGKSTMGRLITRLLEPTAGKVEFEGKDITHLSVAGMRPMRRDVQMIFQDPYSSLNPRHTIGTIISAPFKLQGVSPEGGIKKEVQRLLSVVGLNPEHYNRYPHEFSGGQRQRIGIARALALNPKMVVADEPVSALDVSIQAQVVNLLDDLQQELGLTYVIIAHDLSVVRHVSDRIAVMYLGKIVELADRESLYKAPMHPYTKALMSAVPIPDPRRKSAKSERILLKGDVPSPISPPSGCRFHTRCWKATQICTTTEPPLLELKPGQQVACHHPENFEDQAPQDTVLLTAAKEAAELVADEVLAESAATSAAVAAEVAAVTETPAVTETPAVTETSVAKESPAVSKDAPAATEAPAKDAAGEAAPEADEASEGDTPAKE; this is translated from the coding sequence GTGGTCATCCCCGCGCAGAGCGACGGCGTGGCGACTCTCACCAAGGACGCCGCCCCCGGCGAGACGCTCCTGAAGGTGACCGGCCTGCAGAAGCACTTCCCGATCCGCAAGGGCCTGCTCCAGCGGCAGGTCGGCGCGGTGCGGGCGGTCGACGGCATCGACTTCGAGGTCAGGTCCGGCGAGACGCTCGGCGTCGTGGGCGAGTCGGGCTGCGGCAAGTCGACGATGGGCCGGCTGATCACGCGGCTGCTCGAACCGACGGCGGGCAAGGTCGAGTTCGAGGGCAAGGACATCACGCACCTCAGCGTCGCGGGCATGCGCCCGATGCGCCGTGACGTCCAGATGATCTTCCAGGACCCGTACTCGTCGCTGAACCCGCGCCACACGATCGGCACGATCATCAGCGCCCCCTTCAAGCTCCAGGGCGTCTCGCCCGAGGGCGGCATCAAGAAGGAGGTCCAGCGGCTGCTGTCGGTGGTCGGTCTCAACCCCGAGCACTACAACCGCTACCCGCACGAGTTCTCCGGCGGCCAGCGCCAGCGCATCGGCATCGCCCGCGCGCTCGCGCTCAACCCGAAGATGGTCGTGGCGGACGAGCCGGTCTCCGCGCTCGACGTGTCGATCCAGGCGCAGGTGGTGAACCTGCTGGACGACCTCCAGCAGGAGCTGGGCCTCACGTACGTGATCATCGCGCACGACCTGTCCGTCGTACGCCATGTCTCGGACCGTATCGCCGTGATGTACCTCGGCAAGATCGTCGAGCTGGCCGACCGCGAGTCGCTGTACAAGGCGCCGATGCACCCGTACACCAAGGCGCTGATGTCGGCCGTGCCGATCCCGGACCCCCGGCGCAAGTCGGCCAAGAGCGAGCGCATCCTGCTCAAGGGCGATGTGCCCTCGCCGATCTCGCCGCCGAGCGGGTGCCGCTTCCACACGCGGTGCTGGAAGGCCACGCAGATCTGCACGACCACCGAGCCGCCGCTCCTGGAGCTGAAGCCCGGTCAGCAGGTGGCCTGCCACCACCCGGAGAACTTCGAGGACCAGGCCCCGCAGGACACCGTGCTGCTGACCGCCGCGAAGGAGGCGGCGGAGCTGGTGGCCGACGAGGTGCTCGCGGAGTCGGCGGCCACGTCGGCGGCGGTCGCGGCCGAGGTGGCGGCGGTCACGGAGACGCCGGCGGTCACGGAGACGCCGGCGGTCACGGAGACGTCGGTCGCCAAGGAGTCCCCGGCGGTTTCCAAGGACGCTCCGGCTGCCACGGAGGCACCGGCGAAGGACGCTGCCGGCGAGGCTGCTCCCGAAGCCGACGAAGCCTCCGAGGGTGACACTCCCGCCAAGGAGTAG
- a CDS encoding ABC transporter ATP-binding protein, which yields MTELSKSGAAVSEPVKDSPAPSAFLEVRDLKVHFPTDDGLVKSVDGLSFTLEKGKTLGIVGESGSGKSVTSLGIMGLHTAGQYGKRKAQISGEIWLDGTELLSADPDYVRKLRGREMAMIFQDPLSALHPYYTIGQQIVEAYRIHHKVDKKVARRRAIEMLDRVGIPQPDKRVDSYPHEFSGGMRQRAMIAMSLVNNPELLIADEPTTALDVTVQAQILDLIRDLQQEFGSAVIIITHDLGVVAELSDDILVMYGGRCIERGPAEKVFYEPRHPYTWGLLGSMPRLDREQTERLIPVKGSPPSLINIPSGCAFNPRCSYADVPKDNVTRTVRPELTEVGSQHWAACHMTQEQRERIWTEEIAPKL from the coding sequence ATGACCGAACTCAGCAAGAGTGGAGCCGCGGTGAGCGAGCCCGTCAAGGACTCGCCCGCCCCCTCCGCCTTCCTCGAAGTCCGCGACCTGAAGGTGCACTTCCCGACCGACGACGGCTTGGTCAAGTCCGTCGACGGGCTCAGCTTCACGCTGGAGAAGGGCAAGACCCTCGGCATCGTGGGCGAGTCGGGCTCCGGCAAGTCGGTGACCTCGCTCGGCATCATGGGCCTGCACACCGCGGGTCAGTACGGCAAGCGCAAGGCGCAGATCTCCGGCGAGATCTGGCTCGACGGCACGGAACTGCTCTCCGCCGACCCCGACTACGTGCGCAAGCTGCGTGGCCGCGAGATGGCGATGATCTTCCAGGACCCGCTGTCGGCGCTGCACCCGTACTACACGATCGGCCAGCAGATCGTGGAGGCCTACCGGATCCACCACAAGGTCGACAAGAAGGTGGCGCGCAGGCGTGCCATCGAGATGCTCGACCGGGTCGGCATCCCGCAGCCGGACAAGCGGGTCGACAGCTATCCGCACGAGTTCTCCGGCGGTATGCGCCAGCGCGCGATGATCGCGATGTCGCTGGTCAACAACCCCGAGCTGCTGATCGCGGACGAGCCGACGACCGCCCTCGACGTGACCGTCCAGGCGCAGATCCTCGACCTCATCCGGGACCTGCAGCAGGAGTTCGGCTCCGCGGTCATCATCATCACCCACGACCTGGGCGTCGTCGCCGAGCTCTCCGACGACATCCTGGTGATGTACGGCGGCCGCTGCATCGAGCGGGGCCCGGCCGAGAAGGTCTTCTACGAGCCCAGGCACCCGTACACCTGGGGTCTGCTCGGCTCCATGCCTCGCCTGGACCGTGAGCAGACCGAGCGGCTGATCCCGGTCAAGGGTTCCCCGCCCTCGCTGATCAACATCCCGTCGGGCTGCGCCTTCAACCCGCGCTGCTCGTACGCGGACGTCCCCAAGGACAACGTCACCCGCACGGTCCGCCCCGAGCTGACCGAGGTCGGCAGCCAGCACTGGGCCGCCTGCCACATGACGCAGGAGCAGCGGGAACGGATCTGGACCGAAGAGATTGCGCCGAAGCTGTGA
- a CDS encoding ABC transporter permease, with product MLAYLIRRLFAAAVMLVVIILVVFGIFFLVPRWAGVDPATMFVGKQADPAAIEAVRQKLGLADPIFVQVWEFFKGLFVGRTYAAGGDVTNCAAPCFGYSFRNEQAIWPVLTDRFPVTLALALGAAFLWLIFGVAAGVLSALKRGSLWDRGAMIVALGGVSLPIYFTGLLSLAIFSYGLGWIDAQYVPIEESFTGWFGGMILPWVTLAFLYAAMYARITRATMLEVLGEDYIRTARAKGLREPVVIGKHAMRSTMTPILTMLGMDLGALIGGAILTETTFSLPGLGQAVLKAISDKDLPVILGVTLITSLAVIVANLLVDLLYAVIDPRVRLS from the coding sequence GTGCTCGCATACCTCATCAGGCGGCTCTTCGCCGCCGCAGTGATGCTGGTGGTCATCATTCTGGTGGTCTTCGGCATCTTCTTCCTCGTCCCCCGCTGGGCGGGCGTGGACCCGGCCACGATGTTCGTGGGCAAGCAGGCCGACCCCGCGGCGATCGAGGCCGTGCGGCAGAAGCTCGGTCTGGCCGACCCGATCTTCGTCCAGGTCTGGGAGTTCTTCAAAGGCCTCTTCGTCGGGCGCACCTACGCGGCCGGCGGCGACGTCACGAACTGCGCTGCCCCCTGCTTCGGCTACTCCTTCCGCAACGAGCAGGCCATCTGGCCGGTACTCACCGACCGCTTCCCAGTGACCCTGGCTCTCGCGCTCGGTGCCGCCTTCCTGTGGCTGATCTTCGGTGTCGCGGCGGGTGTGCTCTCCGCGCTCAAGCGCGGTTCCCTCTGGGACCGTGGCGCGATGATCGTCGCCCTCGGCGGCGTCTCGCTCCCCATCTACTTCACCGGCCTGCTGTCGCTCGCGATCTTCAGCTACGGACTGGGCTGGATCGACGCCCAGTACGTGCCCATCGAGGAGAGCTTCACCGGCTGGTTCGGCGGCATGATCCTGCCCTGGGTCACGCTGGCCTTCCTCTATGCGGCGATGTACGCCCGGATCACCAGAGCCACCATGCTGGAGGTCCTGGGCGAGGACTACATCCGCACGGCCCGCGCCAAGGGCCTGCGTGAACCCGTCGTCATCGGCAAGCACGCGATGCGCTCCACCATGACGCCGATCCTCACCATGCTCGGCATGGACCTCGGCGCCCTGATCGGCGGCGCGATCCTCACCGAGACCACGTTCAGCCTTCCCGGCCTCGGGCAGGCGGTTCTCAAGGCGATCAGCGACAAGGACCTGCCCGTCATCCTGGGCGTCACGCTGATCACCTCGCTCGCGGTGATCGTCGCGAACCTCCTGGTGGACCTGCTGTACGCCGTGATCGACCCCCGAGTGAGGCTCTCATGA